One Alligator mississippiensis isolate rAllMis1 chromosome 12, rAllMis1, whole genome shotgun sequence DNA window includes the following coding sequences:
- the FPGS gene encoding folylpolyglutamate synthase, mitochondrial isoform X2: MTSERDRKEPDWDAIRTLNTLQTNASYLEQVKRERGDPQVQLEAMKGFLERSGLKVEDLDQLNIIHVTGTKGKGSACAFTERILRNYGLKTGFYSSPHLVQVRERIRINGQPISKELFSKYFWQVYNRLEETKDPAYASMPAYFRFLTIMAFHVFLQEKVDLAVVEVGIGGAYDCTNIVRKPVVCGVSSLGIDHTSILGDTMEKIAWQKGGIFKPGVPAFTVPQPERPLEVLRDRARESPCPLYLCPDLGAYEEGKVFPLGLAGDHQRSNATLALQLSRMWLEQQGYQGIGELKDLWPGAEPPGKKPVPLAPVFRPSIAMVQGLQDAVWLGRTQVLQHGPVTWYIDGAHTTSSVQACVRWFHQAALNEEKPVDGSEVRVLLFNATGDRDTAALLKLLLPCQFDYAVFCPNFTEVSTAGNADQQNFTVTLENVLTRCLDNQKKWNQLMEEKVGQDLWLSAPLVVEGVGGRLKPDPLRSALLLVPSVERPLNANSLVFPCISHALQWITQGRDPLLQMPTTKGLHLHPVASTGAVLLKEATVIRVLVTGSLHLVGGVLKLLDQSLSQ, encoded by the exons ATGACTTCTGAGAGGGACCGGAAGGAGCCAGACTGG GATGCGATTCGGACCCTTAACACCCTCCAGACTAATGCTAGTTACCTGGAGCAGGTAAAGCGGGAGCGAGGAGACCCTCAGGTGCAGCTGGAGGCCATGAAAGGCTTTTTGGAGCGAAGCGGGTTGAAG GTCGAAGACCTGGATCAACTGAACATCATCCACGTCACTGGGACGAAGGGCAAG GGCTCAGCCTGTGCCTTCACAGAGCGCATCCTCCGAAACTACGGCCTCAAGACAGGCTTTTACAG CTCTCCCCACCTGGTGCAGGTACGTGAGCGGATCCGCATCAATGGGCAGCCGATCAGcaaggagctcttcagcaagtacTTCTGGCAGGTGTACAACCGGCTAGAGGAGACCAAG GACCCTGCCTATGCCAGCATGCCTGCCTACTTCCgcttcctcaccatcatggcctTCCATGTCTTCCTGCAGGAGAAG GTGGACCTTGCAGTGGTGGAAGTTGGCATTGGAGGGGCCTACGATTGCACCAACATTGTCAG GAAGCCAGTCGTGTGTGGAGTCTCTTCTCTGGGGATTGACCACACCAGCATCCTGGGGGACACCATGGAGAAAATTGCTTGGCAGAAAGGAGGCATCTTCAAG CCTGGTGTGCCGGCATTCACGGTGCCACAGCCGGAGCGGCCCCTGGAGGTGCTGAGGGACCGAGCCAGGGAGAGCCCG TGCCCCCTCTACCTGTGCCCAGACTTGGGTGCCTATGAAGAGGGCAAAGTGTTCCCGCTGGGCCTGGCAGGTGACCATCAGCGATCAAACGCCACCCTGGCCTTGCAGCTATCACGGatgtggctggagcagcagggataCCAAG GTATCGGGGAGCTGAAGGACTTGTGGCCAGGTGCAGAGCCACCAGGGAAAAAGCCTGTACCTTTGGCACCCGTGTTCAGGCCCAGCATTGCCATGGTGCAGG GTTTGCAGGACGCGGTGTGGCTGGGCCGTACCCAGGTGCTGCAGCATGGGCCGGTGACATGGTACATTGATGGGGCGCACACCACCAGCAGCGTGCAGGCCTGCGTGCGCTGGTTCCACCAGGCTGCACTCAATGAGGAGAAGCCAGTGGA TGGCTCTGAGGTCCGAGTGCTTCTCTTCAACGCCACTGGGGACCGGGACACGGCGGCTCTGCTGAAGCTACTGCTG CCTTGCCAGTTTGACTACGCTGTGTTCTGTCCCAACTTCACAGAGGTGTCTACGGCGGGGAATGCAG ACCAGCAGAACTTCACGGTCACGCTGGAGAACGTGCTGACCCGCTGCCTGGATAACCAGAAGAAGTGGAACCAGCTGATGGAGGAGAAGGTGGGCCAGGACCTCTGGCTGTCTGCCCCCTTGGTGGTGGAGGGAGTTGGTGGGCGGCTGAAGCCTGACCCCCTGCGCAGCGCCCTGCTACTTGTGCCCTCTGTGGAGCGCCCGCTCAATGCCAACTCACTGGTGTTCCCTTGCATCTCCCATGCCCTGCAGTGGATCACCCAGGGCAGGGACCCACTCCTCCAGATGCCTACCACCAAGGGCCTCCATCTGCACCCTGTGGCTAGCACTGGTGCTGTCTTGCTCAAGGAAGCCACCGTCATCCGTGTGCTGGTCACAGGAAGCCTGCACCTGGTGGGTGGGGTCTTGAAGCTGCTTGACCAGTCACTCTCGCAATAG
- the FPGS gene encoding folylpolyglutamate synthase, mitochondrial isoform X1 encodes MGAPGFRALRCALRLAAAGAQRGYSTWPAQALRMDYQDAIRTLNTLQTNASYLEQVKRERGDPQVQLEAMKGFLERSGLKVEDLDQLNIIHVTGTKGKGSACAFTERILRNYGLKTGFYSSPHLVQVRERIRINGQPISKELFSKYFWQVYNRLEETKDPAYASMPAYFRFLTIMAFHVFLQEKVDLAVVEVGIGGAYDCTNIVRKPVVCGVSSLGIDHTSILGDTMEKIAWQKGGIFKPGVPAFTVPQPERPLEVLRDRARESPCPLYLCPDLGAYEEGKVFPLGLAGDHQRSNATLALQLSRMWLEQQGYQGIGELKDLWPGAEPPGKKPVPLAPVFRPSIAMVQGLQDAVWLGRTQVLQHGPVTWYIDGAHTTSSVQACVRWFHQAALNEEKPVDGSEVRVLLFNATGDRDTAALLKLLLPCQFDYAVFCPNFTEVSTAGNADQQNFTVTLENVLTRCLDNQKKWNQLMEEKVGQDLWLSAPLVVEGVGGRLKPDPLRSALLLVPSVERPLNANSLVFPCISHALQWITQGRDPLLQMPTTKGLHLHPVASTGAVLLKEATVIRVLVTGSLHLVGGVLKLLDQSLSQ; translated from the exons ATGGGCGCTCCCGGGTTTCGCGCGCTTCGCTGTGCGTTGCGCCTGGCGGCGGCGGGAGCACAGCGCGGATACAGCACGTGGCCGGCGCAGGCGCTCCGCATGGACTACCAG GATGCGATTCGGACCCTTAACACCCTCCAGACTAATGCTAGTTACCTGGAGCAGGTAAAGCGGGAGCGAGGAGACCCTCAGGTGCAGCTGGAGGCCATGAAAGGCTTTTTGGAGCGAAGCGGGTTGAAG GTCGAAGACCTGGATCAACTGAACATCATCCACGTCACTGGGACGAAGGGCAAG GGCTCAGCCTGTGCCTTCACAGAGCGCATCCTCCGAAACTACGGCCTCAAGACAGGCTTTTACAG CTCTCCCCACCTGGTGCAGGTACGTGAGCGGATCCGCATCAATGGGCAGCCGATCAGcaaggagctcttcagcaagtacTTCTGGCAGGTGTACAACCGGCTAGAGGAGACCAAG GACCCTGCCTATGCCAGCATGCCTGCCTACTTCCgcttcctcaccatcatggcctTCCATGTCTTCCTGCAGGAGAAG GTGGACCTTGCAGTGGTGGAAGTTGGCATTGGAGGGGCCTACGATTGCACCAACATTGTCAG GAAGCCAGTCGTGTGTGGAGTCTCTTCTCTGGGGATTGACCACACCAGCATCCTGGGGGACACCATGGAGAAAATTGCTTGGCAGAAAGGAGGCATCTTCAAG CCTGGTGTGCCGGCATTCACGGTGCCACAGCCGGAGCGGCCCCTGGAGGTGCTGAGGGACCGAGCCAGGGAGAGCCCG TGCCCCCTCTACCTGTGCCCAGACTTGGGTGCCTATGAAGAGGGCAAAGTGTTCCCGCTGGGCCTGGCAGGTGACCATCAGCGATCAAACGCCACCCTGGCCTTGCAGCTATCACGGatgtggctggagcagcagggataCCAAG GTATCGGGGAGCTGAAGGACTTGTGGCCAGGTGCAGAGCCACCAGGGAAAAAGCCTGTACCTTTGGCACCCGTGTTCAGGCCCAGCATTGCCATGGTGCAGG GTTTGCAGGACGCGGTGTGGCTGGGCCGTACCCAGGTGCTGCAGCATGGGCCGGTGACATGGTACATTGATGGGGCGCACACCACCAGCAGCGTGCAGGCCTGCGTGCGCTGGTTCCACCAGGCTGCACTCAATGAGGAGAAGCCAGTGGA TGGCTCTGAGGTCCGAGTGCTTCTCTTCAACGCCACTGGGGACCGGGACACGGCGGCTCTGCTGAAGCTACTGCTG CCTTGCCAGTTTGACTACGCTGTGTTCTGTCCCAACTTCACAGAGGTGTCTACGGCGGGGAATGCAG ACCAGCAGAACTTCACGGTCACGCTGGAGAACGTGCTGACCCGCTGCCTGGATAACCAGAAGAAGTGGAACCAGCTGATGGAGGAGAAGGTGGGCCAGGACCTCTGGCTGTCTGCCCCCTTGGTGGTGGAGGGAGTTGGTGGGCGGCTGAAGCCTGACCCCCTGCGCAGCGCCCTGCTACTTGTGCCCTCTGTGGAGCGCCCGCTCAATGCCAACTCACTGGTGTTCCCTTGCATCTCCCATGCCCTGCAGTGGATCACCCAGGGCAGGGACCCACTCCTCCAGATGCCTACCACCAAGGGCCTCCATCTGCACCCTGTGGCTAGCACTGGTGCTGTCTTGCTCAAGGAAGCCACCGTCATCCGTGTGCTGGTCACAGGAAGCCTGCACCTGGTGGGTGGGGTCTTGAAGCTGCTTGACCAGTCACTCTCGCAATAG
- the FPGS gene encoding folylpolyglutamate synthase, mitochondrial isoform X3 → MKKDMYKDAIRTLNTLQTNASYLEQVKRERGDPQVQLEAMKGFLERSGLKVEDLDQLNIIHVTGTKGKGSACAFTERILRNYGLKTGFYSSPHLVQVRERIRINGQPISKELFSKYFWQVYNRLEETKDPAYASMPAYFRFLTIMAFHVFLQEKVDLAVVEVGIGGAYDCTNIVRKPVVCGVSSLGIDHTSILGDTMEKIAWQKGGIFKPGVPAFTVPQPERPLEVLRDRARESPCPLYLCPDLGAYEEGKVFPLGLAGDHQRSNATLALQLSRMWLEQQGYQGIGELKDLWPGAEPPGKKPVPLAPVFRPSIAMVQGLQDAVWLGRTQVLQHGPVTWYIDGAHTTSSVQACVRWFHQAALNEEKPVDGSEVRVLLFNATGDRDTAALLKLLLPCQFDYAVFCPNFTEVSTAGNADQQNFTVTLENVLTRCLDNQKKWNQLMEEKVGQDLWLSAPLVVEGVGGRLKPDPLRSALLLVPSVERPLNANSLVFPCISHALQWITQGRDPLLQMPTTKGLHLHPVASTGAVLLKEATVIRVLVTGSLHLVGGVLKLLDQSLSQ, encoded by the exons GATGCGATTCGGACCCTTAACACCCTCCAGACTAATGCTAGTTACCTGGAGCAGGTAAAGCGGGAGCGAGGAGACCCTCAGGTGCAGCTGGAGGCCATGAAAGGCTTTTTGGAGCGAAGCGGGTTGAAG GTCGAAGACCTGGATCAACTGAACATCATCCACGTCACTGGGACGAAGGGCAAG GGCTCAGCCTGTGCCTTCACAGAGCGCATCCTCCGAAACTACGGCCTCAAGACAGGCTTTTACAG CTCTCCCCACCTGGTGCAGGTACGTGAGCGGATCCGCATCAATGGGCAGCCGATCAGcaaggagctcttcagcaagtacTTCTGGCAGGTGTACAACCGGCTAGAGGAGACCAAG GACCCTGCCTATGCCAGCATGCCTGCCTACTTCCgcttcctcaccatcatggcctTCCATGTCTTCCTGCAGGAGAAG GTGGACCTTGCAGTGGTGGAAGTTGGCATTGGAGGGGCCTACGATTGCACCAACATTGTCAG GAAGCCAGTCGTGTGTGGAGTCTCTTCTCTGGGGATTGACCACACCAGCATCCTGGGGGACACCATGGAGAAAATTGCTTGGCAGAAAGGAGGCATCTTCAAG CCTGGTGTGCCGGCATTCACGGTGCCACAGCCGGAGCGGCCCCTGGAGGTGCTGAGGGACCGAGCCAGGGAGAGCCCG TGCCCCCTCTACCTGTGCCCAGACTTGGGTGCCTATGAAGAGGGCAAAGTGTTCCCGCTGGGCCTGGCAGGTGACCATCAGCGATCAAACGCCACCCTGGCCTTGCAGCTATCACGGatgtggctggagcagcagggataCCAAG GTATCGGGGAGCTGAAGGACTTGTGGCCAGGTGCAGAGCCACCAGGGAAAAAGCCTGTACCTTTGGCACCCGTGTTCAGGCCCAGCATTGCCATGGTGCAGG GTTTGCAGGACGCGGTGTGGCTGGGCCGTACCCAGGTGCTGCAGCATGGGCCGGTGACATGGTACATTGATGGGGCGCACACCACCAGCAGCGTGCAGGCCTGCGTGCGCTGGTTCCACCAGGCTGCACTCAATGAGGAGAAGCCAGTGGA TGGCTCTGAGGTCCGAGTGCTTCTCTTCAACGCCACTGGGGACCGGGACACGGCGGCTCTGCTGAAGCTACTGCTG CCTTGCCAGTTTGACTACGCTGTGTTCTGTCCCAACTTCACAGAGGTGTCTACGGCGGGGAATGCAG ACCAGCAGAACTTCACGGTCACGCTGGAGAACGTGCTGACCCGCTGCCTGGATAACCAGAAGAAGTGGAACCAGCTGATGGAGGAGAAGGTGGGCCAGGACCTCTGGCTGTCTGCCCCCTTGGTGGTGGAGGGAGTTGGTGGGCGGCTGAAGCCTGACCCCCTGCGCAGCGCCCTGCTACTTGTGCCCTCTGTGGAGCGCCCGCTCAATGCCAACTCACTGGTGTTCCCTTGCATCTCCCATGCCCTGCAGTGGATCACCCAGGGCAGGGACCCACTCCTCCAGATGCCTACCACCAAGGGCCTCCATCTGCACCCTGTGGCTAGCACTGGTGCTGTCTTGCTCAAGGAAGCCACCGTCATCCGTGTGCTGGTCACAGGAAGCCTGCACCTGGTGGGTGGGGTCTTGAAGCTGCTTGACCAGTCACTCTCGCAATAG